One region of Permianibacter fluminis genomic DNA includes:
- a CDS encoding acyl carrier protein — protein MKTQTEIFEALKGILVDVFEVDGDAITMESRLYEELDLDSIDAVDLVIKLQELTGKKIKPDEFKQVRTVGDVVRTVSGLLQAA, from the coding sequence ATGAAAACCCAGACTGAAATTTTTGAGGCCTTGAAAGGCATTCTGGTGGATGTGTTCGAAGTCGATGGCGACGCGATCACCATGGAATCTCGCCTGTACGAAGAGCTGGATCTCGACAGCATCGATGCGGTTGATCTGGTGATCAAGCTGCAGGAACTGACCGGCAAGAAAATCAAGCCAGACGAGTTCAAGCAAGTCCGCACTGTCGGTGATGTTGTGCGCACCGTGAGCGGTTTGCTGCAGGCTGCCTGA
- a CDS encoding ApeI family dehydratase, whose product MTRIAAVEKLPSLIQTEQTAAGLVLTLNVPASLVYFPGHFPMHAILPGVVQIDWATHFGRRHFGFTGRFQKMEALKFQAIIEPQQQIQLTLDYRAATGKLLFSYDSERGRHSSGRIVFADPAATSEHAS is encoded by the coding sequence ATGACCCGCATTGCCGCGGTTGAAAAATTGCCGAGTCTGATACAGACCGAGCAGACCGCTGCCGGACTGGTGCTGACACTGAACGTGCCGGCGTCGCTGGTGTATTTCCCCGGGCATTTTCCGATGCATGCGATATTGCCCGGCGTTGTCCAGATTGACTGGGCGACTCATTTTGGTCGTCGTCATTTCGGTTTCACTGGCCGCTTCCAGAAAATGGAAGCGCTGAAGTTCCAGGCCATCATCGAACCACAACAGCAGATTCAGCTGACTCTGGATTACCGGGCTGCCACCGGCAAATTGCTGTTCAGCTACGACTCCGAGCGCGGCCGTCACAGCAGCGGTCGCATCGTGTTTGCCGACCCAGCCGCGACGAGTGAGCATGCCTCGTGA
- a CDS encoding COG4648 family protein, whose protein sequence is MRRLLQALAVGLLLLYPVLVFVGIQHWSPRTLATLLLLALLLRVLTLRSTQAWRDWRWPMLVAVLFALCAMLLNSSQWLRYYPVIISLSMLILFAGSLIWPPSIIARIARLELGVELDAREVRYTARLTLIWCGFFIINATVALLTSLQPNVAIWALYNGLLSYLLMGSLLFGERLFRARLRDWLAPQ, encoded by the coding sequence ATGCGGCGATTGCTGCAAGCATTGGCCGTTGGCCTGCTACTGCTCTATCCCGTTCTGGTCTTCGTCGGTATCCAGCATTGGTCGCCGCGGACGCTGGCGACCTTGCTATTGCTGGCGCTGTTGCTGCGCGTGCTGACGCTGCGCTCGACTCAAGCTTGGCGCGATTGGCGCTGGCCGATGCTGGTGGCCGTGTTGTTCGCCCTCTGTGCGATGCTGCTGAACAGCAGTCAGTGGTTGCGCTATTACCCGGTCATCATCAGTCTCAGCATGCTGATCTTGTTTGCCGGTTCGCTGATCTGGCCACCGTCCATCATTGCCCGCATTGCCCGGCTTGAACTGGGCGTCGAACTGGATGCCCGTGAAGTTCGGTACACCGCTCGCTTGACCTTGATCTGGTGCGGTTTCTTCATCATCAATGCCACCGTGGCGCTGTTGACGAGCTTGCAGCCGAATGTTGCCATTTGGGCGCTCTATAACGGTCTGCTGTCCTATCTTTTGATGGGCTCGCTGCTGTTTGGTGAGCGCCTGTTCCGGGCGCGTCTGCGCGATTGGTTGGCGCCGCAATGA
- a CDS encoding TIGR02449 family protein yields MVTGLGRQLHRPGPKPYSDADLFPTAVIMNQADLQKLEGQLDQLLSQFQRLKSENAQLRAKTAELTAERSRLLEKNELAAHKVEAMLTRLRGLEQRG; encoded by the coding sequence ATGGTAACCGGGCTGGGTCGGCAATTGCATCGGCCGGGGCCGAAGCCCTATAGTGACGCCGATCTTTTTCCCACTGCGGTCATCATGAACCAGGCCGATCTGCAAAAACTGGAAGGGCAGCTGGATCAGTTGCTGAGCCAGTTCCAGCGACTGAAGAGCGAAAACGCCCAGCTCCGGGCCAAAACCGCCGAACTGACTGCGGAGCGCAGCCGTTTGCTGGAAAAAAACGAGCTGGCGGCACACAAAGTCGAAGCCATGCTGACCCGCTTGCGTGGTCTGGAGCAACGCGGATGA
- the pepP gene encoding Xaa-Pro aminopeptidase has protein sequence MVKVADYVRRRRRLMQLLGKGSIAIIPSAQEIIRSRDTHFRFRQDSDFAYLTGFPEPNAVLVLIPGRVHGETVLFCNERDPLAETWHGRRYGPERAAAAFQFDDAFPIDDIDEILPGLMEGRDRIHYALGHNPDFDNTVMGWLNTLRAQVRKGVHPPGEIIDVRHQLHDMRLFKDAAELKQMRAAAHAAAQGHIRAMRFARPGVNEAQVEAELVHEFARHGARHTAYNSIVAGGENGCILHYVENDAELKAGDLLLVDAGAEYEWYASDITRTFPVNGKFTAIQRRCYEWVLKAQQAAIEQVKPGNTWNQIHDAAVRTLTQGLIDLGVLKGKLSDLLDGEAYKPYYMHKTGHWLGLDVHDVGDYQIDGQPRVLEPGMVLTVEPGLYFAPSNKGLAKKFHGIGIRIEDDVLVTKTGFEVLSAGAPKDPDEIEALMAA, from the coding sequence ATGGTCAAAGTCGCCGATTATGTCCGCCGCCGTCGCCGGCTGATGCAACTGCTCGGCAAAGGCAGTATTGCCATCATCCCGTCAGCGCAGGAAATCATCCGTTCCCGCGATACCCATTTCCGCTTCCGTCAGGACAGCGACTTCGCCTATCTGACCGGTTTTCCGGAACCGAATGCGGTGCTGGTGCTGATCCCCGGTCGCGTGCACGGCGAGACGGTGCTGTTCTGCAATGAGCGCGATCCGCTGGCGGAAACCTGGCATGGCCGTCGCTACGGCCCGGAGCGTGCCGCCGCCGCGTTTCAGTTTGACGATGCCTTTCCGATTGATGACATCGACGAAATCCTGCCGGGGCTGATGGAAGGGCGCGATCGCATTCACTATGCGCTCGGCCACAATCCGGATTTCGACAATACCGTGATGGGTTGGCTGAACACGCTACGGGCGCAGGTGCGCAAAGGCGTGCATCCGCCCGGTGAAATCATCGATGTCCGGCATCAGTTGCACGATATGCGCTTGTTCAAGGATGCTGCCGAACTGAAACAGATGCGCGCTGCTGCTCATGCGGCGGCACAAGGGCACATCCGCGCCATGCGGTTTGCGAGGCCCGGCGTCAACGAAGCGCAAGTCGAAGCTGAGCTGGTGCACGAGTTTGCACGTCACGGCGCCCGGCACACGGCCTACAACAGCATCGTCGCCGGTGGCGAGAATGGCTGCATCCTGCATTACGTCGAAAATGATGCCGAACTGAAAGCCGGTGACCTGCTGCTGGTCGATGCCGGCGCCGAATACGAGTGGTATGCCTCAGACATCACCCGCACGTTTCCGGTCAACGGCAAATTCACCGCGATTCAGCGCCGCTGCTACGAATGGGTATTGAAAGCGCAGCAGGCGGCGATCGAGCAAGTCAAACCGGGCAATACCTGGAACCAGATCCATGACGCGGCAGTGCGCACGCTGACCCAGGGTTTGATCGATCTCGGTGTGCTCAAAGGCAAACTCAGCGATCTGCTCGACGGCGAAGCCTACAAGCCTTACTACATGCACAAGACCGGCCACTGGCTCGGCCTCGATGTGCACGATGTCGGCGATTATCAAATCGACGGCCAACCGCGTGTGCTTGAGCCGGGCATGGTGCTGACAGTGGAACCGGGGCTGTATTTCGCGCCCAGCAACAAAGGCCTGGCAAAAAAATTTCACGGCATCGGCATCCGCATTGAGGACGACGTGCTGGTGACCAAAACCGGTTTTGAAGTGCTCAGCGCCGGAGCGCCGAAAGATCCGGATGAAATTGAAGCGTTGATGGCCGCGTGA
- a CDS encoding lysophospholipid acyltransferase family protein: MARPVNELAVTRAPTTLWQRLGRQLNYCWRVLATGWCFFSFSLGGLLLTLTVFPITHLCWRDPDQRRDRAQRAIHQSFRFFIGQMIWLGVMSVELRNAERLRELNGVLVLANHPTLIDVVLMISLMPRADCIVKEALWQHRYLGGVVRAAQYIPNRGAEQLVQDCGKALAKQRPLIVFPEGTRTVPGDPFSFQRGAAHVALATDCEMVPVILTCNPPTLTKATRWYQVPARRFHVRLDVLEPIRAEQIIARGTEAPLASRQLTRWLQQFFSDAVAKRDGEASAVE; encoded by the coding sequence ATGGCTAGACCGGTCAACGAACTGGCGGTGACCCGCGCTCCGACAACGCTGTGGCAGCGACTTGGTCGGCAGCTGAATTATTGCTGGCGAGTGCTCGCCACCGGCTGGTGTTTTTTCAGTTTCAGTCTGGGCGGTTTGCTGCTGACGCTGACGGTGTTTCCGATCACCCATTTGTGCTGGCGCGATCCGGACCAGCGCCGGGATCGGGCCCAGCGGGCGATCCACCAGAGTTTTCGGTTTTTTATCGGCCAGATGATCTGGCTCGGTGTGATGAGTGTGGAGCTGCGCAATGCCGAACGCTTGCGTGAGCTCAACGGCGTGCTGGTGCTCGCCAATCACCCGACCCTGATCGATGTGGTGTTGATGATCAGCCTGATGCCGCGCGCCGATTGCATCGTCAAGGAAGCGCTGTGGCAGCACCGTTATCTCGGCGGGGTGGTGCGGGCGGCGCAATACATTCCGAACCGCGGCGCCGAGCAACTGGTGCAGGACTGCGGCAAGGCGCTGGCAAAACAGCGGCCGCTGATCGTGTTTCCGGAAGGCACCCGAACCGTGCCCGGTGATCCGTTCAGCTTTCAGCGTGGTGCGGCCCATGTGGCGCTCGCCACCGATTGCGAAATGGTGCCGGTGATTCTCACCTGCAACCCGCCGACGCTGACCAAGGCGACGCGCTGGTATCAGGTGCCGGCGCGTCGGTTTCACGTTCGGCTCGATGTGCTGGAGCCGATCCGGGCCGAACAGATCATTGCCCGTGGCACCGAAGCGCCGCTGGCATCGCGCCAGCTGACCCGCTGGCTGCAACAGTTTTTTTCTGACGCCGTTGCCAAGCGTGATGGCGAGGCGTCGGCAGTAGAGTGA
- a CDS encoding glycosyltransferase family 2 protein, with the protein MTTRPAFLIPNFNHGGALPATVAGLRRFGLPILIVDDGSDAADQQVLDQLQHQPDIHIERLPVNRGKGAASMHGFRWLQRNGYSHAFQIDADGQHDQAVVPQFLAACAAAPTALIAGKPVYDASIPKARLYGRKITDFWVAIETLSLAIEDAMCGFRIYPLASTCALIDRVGIGERMDFDIEILVRLYWDDVPLQFLPLAVTYPLDGVSHFKALRDNLMISRMHAGLFFAMLPRAPLLLRRRLRRVFSTPRARAVSAQVSATEPSHWSAKPERGSTAGIAFLVSCYRLFGRRFFSALLYPVMLYFVLAGGSARRASQQFLQRAHAAGSPALPTPPTWRDSWRHFRCFGEAMLDKIAAWRGELDAHDVRFEQQAELLQLRASGRGALLIGSHLGNLELARALSTRQDGLVVNAVVFTEHGQRFMDYLKQQHPDVAAHLIEVRDMSADTAMLLRQRIDRGELLVIVGDRTPVHSQGRVQMQPFLGAPAAFAQGPFILASLLDCPVYLFFCLRQGKQFELILEPFATTLAGPRSARAQMLQDAVARYAERLAFYARQAPLQWFNFFDFWQRPEAEYSSRSAIHDSSN; encoded by the coding sequence GTGACCACGCGACCGGCATTCCTGATACCGAATTTCAATCATGGCGGCGCGTTGCCGGCAACGGTCGCCGGCTTGCGCCGCTTTGGTTTGCCGATACTGATCGTTGATGACGGCAGTGATGCAGCGGATCAACAGGTGCTGGATCAGTTACAGCATCAGCCTGACATTCATATCGAACGTCTGCCGGTCAATCGCGGCAAAGGCGCCGCCAGCATGCACGGTTTTCGCTGGTTGCAGCGCAATGGTTACAGCCATGCTTTTCAGATCGATGCCGATGGCCAACACGATCAGGCCGTGGTGCCACAATTTCTGGCGGCCTGTGCGGCGGCGCCAACGGCGTTGATTGCCGGTAAGCCGGTCTATGATGCCAGCATCCCGAAAGCGCGCTTGTATGGTCGCAAGATCACCGATTTCTGGGTTGCCATCGAAACGCTGTCGTTGGCGATCGAAGATGCCATGTGCGGCTTCCGCATTTATCCCCTGGCCAGCACCTGTGCGTTGATCGACCGGGTCGGTATTGGCGAGCGCATGGATTTTGATATCGAGATCCTGGTCCGTCTGTACTGGGATGACGTGCCGCTGCAGTTTTTGCCGCTCGCCGTGACCTATCCACTGGATGGGGTTTCCCATTTCAAAGCGCTGCGTGACAACCTGATGATTTCGCGCATGCATGCCGGTTTGTTTTTTGCGATGTTGCCGCGGGCACCGCTGCTGTTACGGCGGCGCTTGCGCCGCGTTTTCTCAACGCCGCGTGCACGCGCAGTATCAGCCCAGGTCAGTGCAACTGAGCCGAGCCATTGGTCGGCCAAGCCGGAGCGCGGCTCGACGGCCGGTATCGCGTTTCTGGTCAGCTGTTACCGGCTGTTTGGCCGTCGGTTTTTTTCCGCGCTGCTGTATCCGGTGATGCTGTACTTTGTTCTGGCGGGCGGCAGCGCCCGCCGTGCGTCGCAGCAGTTTCTGCAGCGCGCACATGCGGCCGGCAGCCCGGCATTGCCGACACCGCCGACCTGGCGTGACAGCTGGCGCCACTTTCGCTGCTTCGGCGAGGCCATGCTGGACAAGATCGCGGCCTGGCGCGGTGAGCTGGATGCGCACGATGTGCGGTTCGAGCAACAGGCCGAATTGCTACAGCTAAGGGCCAGTGGTCGTGGCGCGCTGTTGATAGGCAGTCATCTGGGCAATCTGGAATTGGCGCGCGCCCTGAGCACGCGTCAGGATGGTCTGGTGGTCAATGCGGTGGTCTTCACCGAACATGGCCAGCGCTTCATGGACTATCTGAAACAACAGCATCCGGATGTCGCAGCACATCTGATCGAAGTGCGCGACATGAGCGCGGACACGGCCATGCTGCTGCGGCAGCGGATCGATCGGGGCGAGCTGCTGGTGATTGTTGGCGACCGGACGCCGGTGCACAGCCAGGGGCGGGTGCAAATGCAGCCGTTCTTGGGCGCGCCCGCTGCGTTCGCACAAGGACCATTCATTCTGGCCAGTTTGCTCGATTGCCCGGTGTACCTGTTTTTCTGTTTACGCCAGGGCAAACAGTTTGAACTGATTCTGGAGCCGTTCGCCACCACGCTGGCCGGCCCGCGCAGCGCGCGTGCCCAGATGTTGCAGGACGCGGTCGCGCGCTATGCCGAGCGGCTGGCTTTTTATGCCAGGCAGGCGCCACTGCAATGGTTCAATTTTTTCGATTTTTGGCAGCGGCCAGAGGCTGAATACAGCAGCCGGAGTGCAATTCATGACAGCAGCAACTGA
- the ubiH gene encoding 2-octaprenyl-6-methoxyphenyl hydroxylase, translating to MTDAQNNFDVVIIGGGLTGAALALALTQSPQALRVALLDASPTSANDLPSFDERVLALSEGSRRLLVQLGLWDTLAFEACPIRTIHVSDRGQFGRTVLTASEQQLDALGQVIALRVLGQQFYRALGQRAGVTRLHGKLSAFVQGEDGVQITLQHDGAAQQLQTRVLLGADGGPSGLRAMAALPVDVIDYQQSAVIATVRAERAHQHWAYERFTETGPLALLPMTDNRLSLVWTQTPDEAARLLTLTDAEFLRELQSAFGWRLGKLMQIGAREKFDLRRMRSPVRRQGRMLLMGNAATTLHPIAGQGFNLALRDAMAFADQVRVQQAAGTDWASPAALDAFVGSRQTDADAVAGVTDSLVRLFSNRYPLLRPLRALALSALDALPALKRQVAGGAMGLRR from the coding sequence ATGACGGACGCGCAAAACAATTTTGATGTCGTCATCATCGGGGGCGGGCTGACCGGTGCCGCGCTGGCATTAGCGTTGACGCAATCGCCGCAAGCCTTGCGGGTGGCGCTGCTCGATGCCAGCCCAACCAGCGCCAATGACTTGCCGTCATTCGATGAGCGGGTGCTGGCGCTGTCGGAAGGCAGTCGGCGTTTGCTGGTGCAGCTCGGGCTCTGGGACACGCTGGCGTTTGAGGCCTGCCCGATCCGGACCATTCATGTTTCCGATCGTGGCCAGTTTGGTCGCACCGTGTTGACGGCGAGTGAACAACAACTCGATGCGCTCGGTCAGGTTATTGCGCTGCGCGTGCTCGGTCAGCAGTTCTATCGGGCGCTCGGGCAGCGTGCCGGCGTGACTCGCTTGCACGGCAAGCTCAGTGCGTTTGTGCAAGGCGAAGATGGAGTGCAGATCACGCTGCAGCACGATGGCGCGGCGCAGCAGCTGCAGACGCGAGTATTGCTCGGCGCCGATGGTGGCCCGTCCGGTTTGCGAGCGATGGCTGCTTTGCCGGTGGATGTGATTGATTACCAGCAGAGCGCGGTGATCGCCACCGTGCGTGCCGAGCGCGCGCATCAACACTGGGCTTACGAGCGGTTTACCGAAACCGGCCCGCTGGCACTGCTGCCGATGACCGACAACCGACTGTCATTGGTCTGGACGCAAACGCCGGATGAAGCGGCGCGCTTGCTGACGCTGACTGACGCGGAATTTTTGCGCGAACTGCAAAGCGCATTCGGCTGGCGACTCGGCAAGCTGATGCAGATCGGCGCGCGCGAGAAATTTGATTTGCGCAGAATGCGCAGTCCGGTGCGCCGGCAAGGCCGCATGCTGCTGATGGGCAATGCTGCCACCACGCTGCATCCGATCGCCGGTCAGGGTTTCAACCTCGCGCTGCGCGATGCGATGGCGTTTGCCGATCAGGTCCGCGTTCAGCAGGCCGCCGGCACGGACTGGGCCAGCCCGGCTGCGCTCGATGCCTTTGTCGGCTCGCGTCAGACCGACGCCGATGCAGTGGCTGGCGTCACCGACAGTTTGGTTCGTTTGTTCAGTAACCGGTATCCGCTGTTGCGGCCGCTGCGGGCGCTGGCTCTGTCGGCGCTTGATGCGCTGCCGGCGCTGAAACGTCAGGTGGCTGGCGGTGCGATGGGCCTACGTCGTTAG
- a CDS encoding zinc-binding dehydrogenase, with protein sequence MTASQQPTSPAPAGQRQVWRTPQAGDLAQLSLQTEALPDLPADAVRVDVRAVGLNFADILALTGMYSAAPTGAFIPGLELAGVVSAVGSAVTEFKVGDRVMGSVRFGAYASVVDVAADRLQPLPDSWSFAEGAAFFVQTFAAWYGIHHLGAAKPGQRALIHSAAGGVGLQAVRICKALGIDVVGTVGNVDKVEFLKSQGVSDVLVREPDFAAQLKRELADKPIHLVLDAVGGKVQEASFKALAPTGRLVVYGATVFAPGERKMRRFHMLLEYLRRPRYDALSMISENRALLAFNLIWLWEQREFFDAMIREIATLKLPAPHVGHQFRFDEAPQALELLRSGRSVGKVVLTR encoded by the coding sequence ATGACGGCATCGCAACAGCCCACTTCGCCAGCGCCGGCTGGCCAGCGTCAGGTCTGGCGCACGCCGCAGGCCGGCGATCTGGCCCAGCTCAGTCTGCAAACCGAAGCCTTGCCGGACTTGCCGGCCGATGCAGTTCGAGTCGACGTCCGGGCGGTCGGGCTGAACTTTGCCGACATTCTGGCCCTGACCGGCATGTACTCGGCGGCACCAACCGGTGCCTTTATTCCGGGTCTGGAGCTGGCCGGTGTGGTCAGTGCGGTCGGTTCGGCGGTGACGGAATTCAAGGTCGGCGACCGGGTCATGGGTTCGGTGCGCTTTGGTGCCTATGCCAGCGTGGTCGATGTTGCGGCCGACCGCTTGCAGCCGCTGCCGGACAGCTGGAGCTTCGCCGAAGGCGCAGCCTTTTTTGTCCAAACCTTTGCGGCCTGGTATGGCATCCATCATCTCGGCGCGGCCAAGCCTGGCCAGCGCGCACTCATTCATTCCGCCGCCGGCGGCGTTGGCCTGCAGGCGGTGCGGATCTGTAAGGCACTCGGCATCGACGTGGTCGGCACGGTCGGCAATGTCGACAAGGTCGAGTTCCTGAAATCGCAAGGGGTCAGCGATGTGCTGGTCCGTGAGCCGGATTTTGCCGCCCAGCTCAAACGCGAGCTGGCCGACAAACCGATCCATCTGGTGCTCGATGCGGTCGGCGGCAAGGTCCAGGAGGCCTCGTTCAAGGCGCTGGCGCCGACTGGCCGGCTGGTCGTTTACGGTGCCACCGTGTTCGCCCCGGGCGAACGCAAGATGCGCCGCTTTCATATGCTGCTGGAATACCTGCGCCGGCCGCGTTACGACGCGCTGTCGATGATCAGCGAAAACCGGGCGCTGCTGGCGTTCAACCTGATCTGGCTGTGGGAACAACGCGAGTTCTTCGACGCGATGATTCGGGAAATCGCCACCCTGAAGCTGCCGGCGCCGCATGTCGGACACCAGTTCCGTTTTGACGAGGCGCCGCAAGCGCTGGAGCTGCTGCGCAGCGGCCGTTCGGTCGGCAAGGTTGTCCTGACGCGCTGA
- a CDS encoding beta-ketoacyl synthase chain length factor → MNAFTLPIRRWHAWAPGVVDAAAWQQWAEQGAAVLPAATANAPVEFVEPMLRRRLSPLSRVALHCAHAALAGERAEQLIFASRHGELGTTVNLLRQLAQGEALSPMGFSLSVHNSAAGLYGIAGKDATPATAIAAGRDSLLACLLEAAAMRASGINAVLISYVEQDLPAPYQPWQDAEAPLLGLGLLIADGGVPLQLCRDPNNSAYASPALALICALTGALTGKNAAILVGEQSSWVVRHG, encoded by the coding sequence ATGAACGCATTCACCCTTCCGATTCGACGCTGGCATGCCTGGGCACCTGGCGTCGTTGATGCGGCGGCTTGGCAGCAGTGGGCCGAGCAGGGCGCTGCCGTGTTGCCGGCAGCAACCGCTAACGCGCCGGTCGAGTTCGTCGAGCCGATGTTGCGCCGGCGGCTGTCGCCACTGTCTCGGGTTGCCTTGCACTGCGCGCACGCGGCGCTGGCAGGCGAGCGCGCTGAACAATTGATTTTTGCTTCGCGTCACGGCGAGCTTGGCACCACGGTGAATTTGCTGCGCCAACTGGCGCAGGGCGAAGCGCTGTCGCCGATGGGGTTTTCGCTGTCGGTGCACAACAGCGCCGCCGGTTTGTACGGCATCGCCGGCAAAGATGCGACCCCGGCCACGGCGATTGCCGCCGGTCGCGACAGTTTGCTGGCTTGCTTGTTGGAGGCGGCGGCAATGCGGGCCAGCGGCATCAACGCCGTGTTGATCAGTTATGTCGAACAGGATTTGCCGGCGCCGTACCAGCCATGGCAAGACGCGGAAGCACCGCTGCTCGGGCTGGGCTTGTTGATTGCCGATGGTGGTGTGCCCTTGCAGCTTTGCCGTGACCCGAACAATTCAGCCTATGCCTCGCCGGCACTGGCGCTGATTTGTGCACTGACTGGCGCACTGACAGGCAAGAACGCAGCGATACTGGTCGGCGAGCAATCGAGCTGGGTCGTTCGTCATGGCTAG
- a CDS encoding cell division protein ZapA: MSNVLNLRLLDRELKVACPPEQQQELLEAARQLDGRMREIRDVGKVAGVEKIALMVALNLAHELLQLQQAGNAGAELTDRLRRMQEKIDDSLKATRQLELG; this comes from the coding sequence ATGAGCAATGTCCTGAACCTGCGGCTGCTGGACCGCGAGCTGAAAGTCGCCTGCCCTCCTGAGCAGCAACAGGAGTTGCTGGAAGCGGCGCGCCAACTCGACGGCCGCATGCGCGAAATTCGCGATGTCGGCAAGGTCGCCGGGGTCGAGAAAATTGCCCTGATGGTGGCGCTGAATCTGGCCCACGAGCTGCTGCAGCTGCAGCAGGCCGGCAATGCCGGTGCCGAGTTGACCGACAGGCTGCGCCGGATGCAGGAGAAAATTGACGATAGCCTGAAGGCGACCCGGCAATTGGAGCTGGGTTGA
- a CDS encoding phosphopantetheine-binding protein: MNALELELKQLIIDTLALEDMTPDDIDSAAPLFVEGLGLDSIDALELGVAVQKKYQVKLDANNSSNKEHFRSVRNLAAFIAGQQQQAV; the protein is encoded by the coding sequence ATGAACGCATTGGAACTCGAGCTCAAACAGCTGATTATCGACACGCTGGCGTTGGAAGACATGACGCCGGACGATATCGATAGCGCAGCGCCGTTGTTTGTCGAAGGTCTGGGGCTCGATTCGATCGATGCGCTTGAACTGGGCGTCGCGGTGCAAAAGAAATATCAGGTCAAGCTGGACGCCAACAACAGCAGCAACAAGGAGCATTTCCGCTCCGTTCGTAATCTGGCCGCGTTCATTGCCGGTCAGCAGCAACAGGCCGTATGA
- a CDS encoding class I adenylate-forming enzyme family protein encodes MSHSVPTHDRAALQNTASSSSRSLSSSVLADLFELAAFPHWPGFADRTVCRRANAAMTGADFLARVENVRARLSSTQLSSTPSQRWLLWCEDSFEFAVGLFALWQAGHGAVLPPNAQPETLAQLLPDCAGILSDHLPTAIPTQQTTTAAMVRPPQPITADALALQLFTSGSTGKPKAVHRTLRQLQAELQALSQQFPLPDATVLATVPHHHIYGLLFRLLWPLASGRCFVAETEHYPEPLLAQIATHAPCLLISSPAHLNRLPAATDLTRVAPALVATFSSGAPLSRDSALLLQQQWGAAPYEVLGSTETGGVAWRQRDAASSDERWQLLPSVQARLTADGGLQVLSPAAERQDWCDLGDRAVLRDARHFELLGRADRIVKIEAKRLSLTELEQALATHPAVAEVAALVLDSPRSIVAVVIRLTATGQQSLHEQGKRAVNEQLRNHLAGRFERVLLPKRFRYVADMPRDSRGKLTQQALTALFAADSHDGVPQ; translated from the coding sequence ATGAGCCATTCCGTCCCGACGCACGACCGCGCGGCGCTGCAAAATACGGCGTCGTCTTCGTCCCGTTCACTGAGTTCGTCGGTGTTGGCTGACTTGTTTGAGCTCGCTGCCTTTCCGCACTGGCCAGGCTTTGCTGATCGCACCGTTTGCCGGCGTGCAAACGCCGCCATGACTGGCGCTGATTTTCTGGCGCGGGTCGAGAATGTGCGAGCGCGACTGTCGTCTACACAACTGTCATCGACACCAAGCCAACGCTGGCTGCTCTGGTGTGAAGACAGTTTTGAATTTGCGGTCGGCTTGTTTGCCCTGTGGCAGGCCGGCCATGGCGCCGTGTTGCCGCCAAATGCGCAGCCGGAAACGCTAGCGCAGCTGTTGCCGGACTGTGCTGGCATCCTGAGTGACCATTTGCCGACAGCAATTCCCACGCAGCAAACGACAACGGCAGCGATGGTTAGGCCGCCGCAACCGATTACGGCTGACGCGTTGGCCTTGCAGCTGTTCACGTCCGGGAGTACCGGTAAACCGAAAGCGGTGCATCGCACACTGCGTCAGTTGCAAGCGGAGTTGCAGGCGCTGTCGCAGCAGTTTCCGCTGCCTGATGCGACCGTGCTGGCAACGGTTCCGCATCACCACATATATGGTTTGTTGTTTCGCCTGTTGTGGCCGTTGGCAAGCGGTCGCTGCTTTGTTGCCGAGACGGAACACTATCCGGAACCGCTGCTGGCACAAATTGCCACGCATGCACCGTGTTTGTTGATCAGCAGTCCGGCCCACTTGAACCGGTTGCCGGCGGCGACCGATTTGACTCGGGTCGCGCCAGCGCTAGTTGCCACATTCAGCTCGGGCGCACCGTTGTCGCGGGACTCTGCCTTGCTGCTGCAACAGCAATGGGGGGCGGCGCCTTACGAAGTGTTGGGCAGCACCGAAACGGGCGGTGTCGCCTGGCGCCAGCGTGATGCCGCCAGCAGCGATGAGCGCTGGCAGTTGTTACCGTCGGTGCAGGCCAGACTGACCGCTGACGGCGGCTTGCAGGTGCTGTCACCGGCCGCCGAACGTCAGGATTGGTGCGATCTTGGTGATCGGGCGGTGCTCCGGGATGCGCGTCATTTCGAGCTGTTGGGGCGCGCTGACCGCATCGTCAAAATTGAAGCAAAACGTTTGTCATTGACCGAGCTCGAGCAGGCTCTGGCGACCCACCCGGCTGTTGCCGAAGTGGCGGCGCTGGTATTGGACAGCCCGCGCAGCATCGTGGCGGTGGTGATACGGCTGACCGCTACGGGGCAACAATCGCTGCATGAGCAGGGCAAGCGGGCAGTGAACGAGCAGCTGCGCAACCACCTCGCGGGACGCTTCGAGCGGGTGTTATTGCCGAAACGGTTTCGCTACGTTGCCGACATGCCGAGAGACAGCCGTGGCAAACTGACCCAGCAGGCGCTGACAGCTTTGTTTGCTGCCGATAGCCATGACGGAGTGCCGCAATGA